The Azospirillum fermentarium genomic sequence GGTGCCGACCAGAAAGAACGCGACTGATGACTGTTTCGACCCGATTGCACCGCGTCCTATTGCTCAACACGGCGCTGCTGGCCGCTGCCGTCGCCGGCCCGGCCCCGGCCCAGGATTTCCAGCGCATCGCCCCCAAGGAGCTTCCCCCCAACCCGGAGCTGCAAAGCCTGCCGCCCCCCGCACTGCCGGCAGCCCGGCGGGGGGGTGGCGATGTTCTGCTGCCGGCGCTCAAGGGTGTGTCCTTCGTCCCGCATGCCGACCAGATCCTGCCCGGCGGCGTCCCCCGGGATGGGATCGACACCGGCCGGATCGATGTTCTGGACGAGACGGCGTTCCGTGCCCTGGTGGCACCCTATCTGGGCCAGCCGCTGACCCGCGACCGGCTCAACGAGATCGTCAGCCTGACCGTCGTCTATTTCCGTGAGCACGACCATCCGCTGGTGGATGTGATCGTGCCCAAGCAGGACATCACCAACGGCACGGTCCAGATCCTGGTCATGGAGTTCACCGCCGGCACCATCCGGACCGAGGGCAACCAGTGGTTTTCCGACGACCTGCTGCTGGCCGGCATCCGAACCCACCGCGGTGACCGCATCCGTTCCAGCACCTTGCTGGACGATGTCAACGCCCTCAACCAGAACCCGTTCCGGCGGGTCGATCTGGTCTATCAGCGCGGCGAGCGGGTAGGGGAAAGCGACATCGTGCTGCGGACCGTCGACCGTTTCCCGCTGCGCGTCTACACAGGCTTCGAAAACACCGGCACCCCGGCTTCGGGGACCGGGCGTCTGATGGCCGGGTTCAACTGGGGCAATGTGTTCGGGTTGGGCCACATGCTCAATTACCAGATCACCGGCAGCTCCGATGCGCTGCCGTGGCGTTCGAAGCCCGATGCCGAAGGGCGGCCGGACGAACCGCGTTACCTTGCCCATTCCGGCAGCTACACGGCTCCGCTGCCGTGGGGGGACCGGGTCAACCTGTTCGGCGCCTATTCGCGGACGGTTCCCACCCTGGCCGACAGCCTGAACATGACCGGCATCAGCTGGCAGGTCGGCGCCCGGTACACCGCACCTCTGCCGCGGATGGGGGATTACCGGCACGAAATGAGCCTGGGCACCGATTTCAAGCGCACGAACAACAACCTCGACTTCGGTGGGACGCGGATCTACGGCAACCACATCGACATCGCCCAGGGGGTTGCCGAATACACCGGGCGGCTGCCGGATGCCTGGGGCAGCACCGGCCTCAGCCTCAGCGTGATCGCCAGTCCGGGCGGCGTGACGCCGGGCAACACGCGCGATGCCTTCACCGGCGGCGGGGGCCGGGACGGCAGCCGGCCCCATTATTATTACGGCCGTCTGGGCTTTGACCGCCAGGTCACGTTGCCGTACGGCTTCGGCCTGTCGGCGCGCGGACAGGCGCAAATCGCCTCGGCCCCCCTGCAAAGCAGCGAGCAACTGGGCATCGGCGGGGCATCCACGGTGCGCGGCTACAAGGAGCGTGCGGCCAACGGCGACAGCGGCCTGCTGCTCAGCACCGAAGTCCTGTTGCCGGACATCGGTATCGCCGGCTTGCTGCCCGGACAGGCGGGCATCGGTGACTCCCTGCGCCCCCATCTCTTCTTCGACACGGGCCGGGTGTCGAACCGCACCGATGTCGGCGGGCAGGCGCGTTCCGTCACCCTGAGCAGCGTCGGGGCGGGCTTCCGCTATGCGTTGGAATCCTATGTCAGCGCCAGTTTCGATTACGGTGTCCAGCTTCGCCCGGTGTCGGCGGGGGCACCGCGGGACCGCATGGTTCACCTGGCTGTGGTTCTGGGGCTGTAACCGGCCACACGCCGCGGATAACTGTCGAAAATCAGCCTCCGACAAACCCGGTGCGGTTCAGTTACTGCCCGCCCCTGCGCCCCTGCTTCTCCGCCAGTTGGGCCATGGCGCCCTCGCCGGCGGCGATGCGTTCGCCATAACGGGCGGGCATGGTGGGGGAGGTCCAATCACCGGCCTGCTGGATGGCCGGCAGGCCGAAGCCGGCGGCCAGCAGATCCTGTGCCGCCCCAACCCGCAGGCTGTGCCCGGACACCGCTCCTTCGCCCGGCACGCCGGCTTCCTCAACCCCCACGGCCTTGGCCCGCGCCTTGAAAATCTCGCCCACCCGCTTGCCGGGGTCCGGCCCCGCCACCGCCAGCGGCCCCAGCACCGCCCCGGTGGCACGGGTCAGCCGGTCGGTGCCGATCTGCAGCCACAGCACCGGACGGCAGGCTTGCAAGCGCTCCTGCCGGCGTTCCAGCCGGGCACGCCGGGCGGCATCACCGCGGCCGCAACGGCGCATCAACCGATCCCCCTCCGCCCATGCCTCGTCGAGCAGAGACGCGCGCAGCCGCAGCCAGCACTGAACGCGGGCCATGGTGTCAGGCCCCAGCCAGCACCAGCGGCCCTGCCCGGCCTGATCGGTCTTGGAACGGGCGACGAACAGCCGGCCGCTGCCGTCGCGCTCGGCCTGGACATCGGTGACGGCCAGTCCTACCAGTTCGGCCCGGCGGCGTAGCGTGTCGTAACCGACGGCAATCAGCGCGGCGTCACGCACCGCTGCCGGATCATCGGCCCGGTCGAGAGCGGCGAGGATCTCCCGCACGTCCTCACGGCGCAGCCCCACCGCCTGCACCGGGCGGCGGCCAAGACGGGCGGCGAGGCCCTTCATCTCCAGCCGGACCAGCCGGTCCTTGCAGGGATCAGGCAGGCCGGCGGCCTCATGCAGGGCGGCGATGGTGGATTTGCGGCGTGCCACCGTGCCATAGGCCGCCGGCTGCCGGTCCCGCCCGCCATCGGTGGCGAGGGCTCCGAGGTAAGCGATCACCGTTTCCGGCACCGCTGGCACCGCCACCCGGCCATGGCCCCCGCACCAGCGGATGTAATGCCGGGCATCGGCCCACAGGGCGCGGGCGGTGTTGGCGGGCGCGTTGCGCTGGAGCGACCGCCACCAGGGGACCAGCCGCCGCGCCACGGTCAGGCTGACCGGTAGCTGCGGATGAAGCTCGGTCTCAAGCGCAGAGGGGAGCCCGGCGACAGCGGGAAGAGGCGGTGGAACGGTCATCCGGCAGGCCCTTATGGGATGCGAGCACGTGCCCGGATCATAGCCCACGCTCTCTTTATCTGGCGATAGTGGAAATTATCACCAGACTGCCATACATAAGGAGCCATAAACTGGACATGTTCTGAATTTTATGGCTTTGAAAAAGTATAATATATTGATATTAAACGAAATATGGTTTTTGGTCCCGTCGATCCGACACCCCTTTTTTCCCCGCTTGAACGGGCCGCCGGCGCCGTCGGCCGGCTCGCCCAGGCCACCGCCGTGACCCCGGTGCTGGCGGCGTGGCTGCACCGCCAACGGATCGAGGCGACCGCCGAGATCGCCGGTATCCAGGGGCGCCGCGTCGACCCCAACCGTCTGCGCACCCTGCTGGCCCAGGTGCCGGTGCGGACCATGCGTGACTGGGGCGCCACCATGCTGGCGCTCGATATCATGCGGCAGATGCTCGCCGGCACCGACGCCGTTGCCCACGCCCCGACCGGCACGGACGACGCCCTCGCTCACATGGAGACCGCCCACGCCACGGCGGGGCAGGCGGTGCTGATCGCCTGTGGTCTCGGCTTCTTCAGCCATTTGGAGGCGGGTGGCGACCGCAGCAGCGCCTGTCTGGCGGTCTCCCGCTTCCTCGCCGCCCAGGGGATGACGCCGTTACCGCTGCCCTGCCTGAACGGGGCCGAAGCCATCCGCCGGGCCACGCCGGGCGGGGTCTGGCTGGTGGACTTCCTCAATGGTCTGGCTCAGCAGGCGGAGCGGGGGGAGGAGAGCCTCATCGCCCTTCTTCATCGCTGGCGCGGCTGGCGCCGGCGTGTCGGTGACCGGCGGCGCGATGCCCGCATCCGCCGGGCCATCGACGCCGTGGCGGCCGAAGGGGTGATCGGCCCGGCCCGGCTGGCCGCCCGGCTGCGCTGCGCCACCAGCGCCGCCACGGACCTGTTGGAGGAATTGCAACGGCTGGAGATCACCGTGGAGATCACTCGCCGGCGCACCCACCGGGTGTTCGTCGCCGAGGATCTGGCACCGATGCTGGGGGAAGTGGCACCGCAGCCCCGTCACCCTCTCCCCGAGCGCGATCTTGCCACGGCCCCCGTTTCGACCACGCCGGCACCGTTCCCCGAACCGGATCAGTGGGTTGAACCGGCGGAAGGCGTCGATGACGCCCTGATCGCCCTTGAGCGGATCATGAAGCGGCAGGCCCCCCTGCTCGCTCGTTATGACGGTCGGGATGGGAAACCGGACGGCAAAGGATGAGGGGAGGTTCCCCCGGATACTCCAATCCTATACCAGCCGAATGTCGGAGGCGGACAACAGCGAACCGGAGAATGTCGCCAGAAGACGGATATCCGCCGCCCCGATGCTTCCATCGCCACCGTCCGACACGAGGTAAAGACCGGTTGAGACCGTGTCATTGCCTATCAGCAGGAACGGGGCCGCCACCCCACCCGTAACCGTACCGACAGCAGCCCGCACGGTTGCCAGTTCCGTATCGGCAAGGGACGACAGGCTACCGTTCAGGACGACCAACTCGTCACGTCCGGAAACAATTCCATTGGTGCCCCGAGCCACGGCTGTCAGGGTGCCATTGCCGTCCCGGTCCAGGGAAGAACGCAAGCTGCCGCTGATTCCCACCACATCCGTACCGCTCTGAAAATTGAAGATCTGGTCGAAACCGATGGACGCTCCGGCCCCCGCTCCATCCGCGGCGCTGGAAAATTCGACCACATCCATGGCTGCTGCGGTGGTCAGGGTCAGAGCGTCGGCGCCGGCTCCGCCCTGGAACGTCATACCGCCGCCCAAGGCCACCGTCACCCCATCGTCGCCGAAGCTGCCGCTCAACGTCTCCACCCCTTGAATGCGCAACCCCTGCACGGCAGCTCCCAGGGTGATCAAATCGGTGTTCAGGCTGCCGACGATATCCTCAATGCCGAACAGAACGGTGGTGCTGCCCAGGTTGCCCAAGTTCACCCGGTCCGTCCCCGAACCGCCGATCAGCGTTTCCAGACGCGATGCGATGAACGTGTTCCCTGCGTCGGACAGCGTGATCACATCGGTGTTCAGGCTGCCGATGATGATCTCCATGCCACTGACCACCGTCGTGCTGCCCAGATTGCCCAGGTTCACCCGGTCCGTTCCCGAACCGCCGATCAGCGTTTCCAGGCGCGAGGCGGTAATCGTCGCGCCAATGTCGGACAGCGTGATCACATCGGTGTTCAGGCTGCCGATGACGATCTCCATGCCGCTGACCACCGTCGTGCTGCCCAGATTGCCCAGGTTCACCCGGTCCGTTCCCGAACCGCCGATCAGCGTTTCCAGGCGCGAGGCGGTAATCGTCGCGCCAATGTCGGACAGCGTGATCACGTCGGTGTTCAAGCTGCCGATGACGATCTCCATGCCGCTGACCACCGTGGTGTTGCCCCGGTTGCCCAGGTTCGCACGGTCCGTCCCCGAACCGCCGATCAGTGTTTCCAGCGACGCGACGATCAAGGTCAACCCACCGTCCTGCAGGGTCACCACCTCGGCGGTACCAGCCCCGATCAGGGCGTCCACGGCGCCGGACACATGCAGGGCGTTGGCGTCCACCGTGACCAGATCGAACCCGGCACCGCCGACCACCGCTTCGATCCCCGACAGCAGAACGGTCCCTCCGGCATCCCCCAGATGCACGGTGTCGCCGCCGCTGCCGCCATACACGGTGTCGTTTCCACCCATAGTGTAGATGGTGTCGTCCCCGTTGCCGCAGGTCAGAACATTGGCCGCCTCATTGCCATAGATCAGGTCGTGGCCACTGCCGCCGACGGCGTTTTCAATGGTAACGTTGAAGGCAATGGCAACGTTGTCCACCGCGGCCACACCGCCGCTGCGGATGCCGATGGATGAGTAATGCCCAGCCCTCAGGTCGAGAGTGACATTGAGAGTCTGGTTGCCGGCGTCCAGCGTGTCATTGCCCCCGGCATCCCAGATCGTCTCCATCACCTCGACGGAGTTGCTGTAGCTGTAGGTGTTGTTGCCGGTGTTGTAGCTGGTGTTGGCGCCGTAGAGGTATTGGATCGCCTGGATGTCGTAGAGCATTGGCGTGGACGGTTCGGCATTGGCATACACGGCATCGGTGTAGGACATGACCGTGTAGCGCCGGCTCTCATAAGCTGAGGGCATCACGGTGCTGTTGTCGGGTTCCGCCTCGAAGGAATGCTTAAGCCCCAAGGCATGCCCCAACTCATGCATCATGGTCATGAAGCCGAAGCTGCCGACCGAGGGGTTGTTGTTCGAGCTTTCCGCCACGTTGAGCCACACATCCCCCGACTTCGCCCCGGACTGGGGGTAATAAGCCCAGGCGGAATAGCTGGACGAGAGGGAGGTGAAGGCAACCCGGATATCCCCGACCAGCGACGACGTTTCGGTGACTTCGCTGAACTGGATGTTGGCAACGTTGGCCCAGGCCTGCAGGGCCGAACGGAACGCCTGCTGCTGGGTGCTGTTCAACGGCGCGTACGAAGAACTCCACGGCTCACCGCTGCCGAAGACGGGACCATACCCCGACGACGAATTGGTTGACCACGTGCTGGTGGCGGTGGGGAAGCTGTAGCTTACCGTCACACCATTTCCCGCACCGGTGCTTCCCCATTTCGTTCCGATCAGCAGGGCATCCACCGTGGTGACCGACGGCAGGGAAACCGAGGAATAAGAACTGCCGGACGTAGGCGTGGGCATGAAATCGACCGCTCCTGCCGCATAGGCCGGAAAGGATGGAGCCACCGTTCTGGTGCCATTCCTTGTCCGGGACATCACCAACAAACTCTAGCGCAAGGCCAGAGCGGGCAGGAAGAAGAAACCAAGGCACAGGACACGAGGTGGGTGTCTGTATCACCCGCCTCGTGCCCAAAGGTTGTTTTTACGAAATATTACCACTCGTCAAGATAACGTTGGAGAACAACCCCAGCAGGGTAATCTCACTGGCCGATACCGTGCCGCTGGTATCGCCATCGCTCACGACATAGACAGCCGAATTGGTGCCGTCGTTGGCCACCACCAGGGCTGTGCCGCCCGTGGCGGTCAGATTACCCATGGCCGTGATCAGGCCGGTGAAGCTGGTGTTGACCAGATTACCCGACCCCACCGCCGTGGTCAGCAGCACGGCCTCGCTGGTGGACAGGTTGACCGCGCTCTGGGCGCTGGAGGTGACCGCGATCGTGCCGTTGGAGTTGCCGTCCAGCGCGGTGCGCAGGGCACCGCTCAACCGGATCACGTCACCCGATTGGTGGAAATTGCTGATGCGGTCATAGCCGGTGGTGGTCCCTGCCGCAGCCCCATCGGTGTCGCTGGAGAACAGAACAGTGTTGCCGGTCGCACCGGACGCGAAGGTGATCTGATCAGCCCCGGCCCCGCCCAGGAACGCGGCCGCCCCTTGAGTCACGGTGATCATATCGGTGTTGGCGCCGCCATACACCGATTCCAGCTTCATCACCGACATGGTGCTGCCGGCGGCGGCCAGGGTGACGATATCGGTGTTGTCGCCGCCGTAAAGACTTTCCACCCCCGTCACCACCACCGTCGACCCCCGGTTTCCCAGAGTCACCATATCGCCGCCGCTGCTGCCGTAGAGCGTGTCCAGCCCCTCGGCCGTCAGGTTGGAGGCCGATGCCAGGGTCAGGATGTCGGTGTTCAACCCGCCGAGCAGGGTTTCCACTCCCGAAATCACCAGGGTGTTGCCCGCCGCGCTCAGGGTGATGATATCCGTGCCCGTACCGCCGGCCAGGGTTTCAATCCCGGTAATCTGCATGCTGTTGCCGGTGGACGCCAGAGTCACCACATCGGTGTTGGCACCGCCATAAAGGCTTTCCAGACGCGACACGAGGATAGTGCTGCCGGTTGCCGCCAGGGTAACGATATCGGTGTTGAGCCCCCCATAGATCGATTCCACCGCCTGCACCAGGGCCGTGCTGCCCCCGTTGCCCAGGGTCACCACGTCGTTGCCGCCACTGCCGTACAGCACGTCCACCCGTTCCATGGTCAGGTTTCCCGATGCCGCCAGGGTAACGATATCGGTGTTGACGCCGCCATACAGGGTGCGCAGCCCGCTGATGGTAATGGTGGAGCCCACGTTCGCCAGGGTGATGACATCATTGGCCGACGAGCTGGTCAGGGTTTCGATCCCAGCCACCAGCATCGTCATTCCCACCGCTCCCAGGGTGATCACGTCGGTGTTGGCGGAACCCGTCAGGGTTTCGATCCCGCTCACCAGCATGGTCGATCCGATGCCTGTCAGCGTCACGACATCGGTGTTGATGCCACCGTACACCGCCTCCACAGACTGGAGAACCGTGGTGTTTCCCTGTCCCCCCAACGTCAGCACGTCGGTGTTCAGGCCGCCGTACACCGTTTCCAGCGCCCGGACCAGCATGGTGTTGCCGGCATCGGCCAGGGTCACAACTTCGGTGTTCTGCCCGCCCAACAGCGTATCGACCTGCCCCACCGTCATGGTGGAGCCCTGTCCCGTCAGCGTCACGAAGTCGGAACCGCTCCCGCCGTAAAGCGCCTCCACCCCTTCCACCTGGGTGGTGGAGCCCGCCGGTCCCAGGGTGATGATGTCGGTGTTCACCCCCCCGGTCAGGCTTTCGAGCCCGGATACGGTGACGGTGTTCCCAACATTGCCCAGGGTCACCACGTCGGTGTTGGTCGTGGCGTAGAGGCCCTCCACACCCTGCACGAACAGGGTGTTGCCGGTGGATGCCAGCGTCAGCACGTCGGTGTTGGCGCTGCCGTACAGGCTGTCGATCCGCGACAGCGTGAGGGTGGCCCCCGCCGGCCCCAGGGTGATGATGTCGGTGTTCAACGATCCGGTCAGGGTCTCCACCCCCTGGACCAGGGTCGTGTTGCCGCGCCCGCCCAGGGTGACCGCATCGTTTCCGCTGCCGCCGTACAGGCTTTCCAGCGACCGCACCAGGATGTTGCCCCCGGCGTTGCCCAGGGTGATGACATCGGTGCCGTCACCGCCCAGCAGGGTTTCGATGGTCGACGCCAGCATGGTGGAACCGGCATTGCCCAGCGTGACGAATTCCTGGCCCGTCCCGTACAAGCTCTCCAGCCCCTGTGTGAACAGGGTGGAGCCGGTGCCGCTCAGGGTGACCACATCGGTGTTGGCACCGCCGTACAGGCTGTCCAACCCGCTGGCCGTCAAGGTGGAACCCGTGGAGGTCAAGGTGATGATATCGGTGTTGATGCCACCGTACACCGCCTCCACAGACTGGAGAACCGTGGTGTTTCCCTGTCCCCCCAACGTCAGCACGTCGGTGTTCAGGCCGCCGTACACCGTTTCCAGCGCCCGGACCAGCATGGTGTTGCCGGCATCGGCCAGGGTCACAACTTCGGTGTTCTGCCCGCCCAGCAGCGTATCGACCTGCCCCACCGTCATGGTGGAGCCCTGTCCCGTCAGCGTCACGAAGTCGGAACCGCTCCCGCCGTAAAGCGCCTCCACCCCTTCCACCTGGGTGGTGGAGCCTGCCGGTCCCAGGGTGATGATGTCGGTGTTCACCCCCCCGGTCAGGCTTTCGAGCCCGGATACGGTGACGGTGTTCCCAACATTGCCCAGGGTCACCACGTCGGTGTTGGTCGTGGCGTAGAGGCCCTCCACACCCTGCACGAACAGGGTGTTGCCGGTGGATGCCAGCGTCAGCACGTCGGTGTTGGCGCTGCCGTACAGGCTGTCGATCCGCGACAGCGTGAGGGTGGCCCCCGCCGGCCCCAGGGTGATGATGTCGGTGTTCAACGATCCGGTCAGGGTCTCCACCCCCTGGACCAGGGTCGTGTTGCCGCGCCCGCCCAGGGTGACCGCATCGTTTCCGCTGCCGCCGTACAGGCTTTCCAGCGACCGCACCAGGATGTTGCCCCCGGCGTTGCCCAGGGTGATGACATCGGTGCCGTCACCGCCCAGCAGGGTTTCGATGGTCGAAGCCAGCATGGTGGAACCGGCATCGCCCAGGGTGATGAATTCCTGGCCCGTTCCGTACAGGCTCTCCAACCCTTCGGCAAACATGGTGGAGCCGGTGCCGCTCAGGGTGACCACATCGGTGTTGGCACCACCGGACAAGGTTTCCAGAGCGGTGACGTTTATGGTGTTTCCGGAATTGAGCAGCGTGATGACATCGGTGTTCAGGCTGCCCACCAGCGTCTCAATGCCGGTCAGCACCATGGTGTTGCCCCGGTTGCCCAACAGCACCGTGTCGTTGTTGGCCCCCCCGTACAGGCTTTCCACCGACCGGATCAGCACATTGTTGCCACCGCTCCCCAGCGTGACGATATCGGTGTTGTCGCCACCCAGCAGGGTTTCAACCTTCTGGACCATGGTGGTGTTGCCCTGGTTCCCCAGCAGGATGTAGTCCTGCCCGGAACTGCCATACAGGCTTTCCAGCCCCCGCACAGTCGCGGTACCGCTGGCCCCCAGGGTCACCACGTCGGTGTTGGCACCGCCCAGGATCACCTCGGCATCCTGGATCAGGATGGTGGTACCGGCAGCCCCCAACGTGATGATGTCATAGCCGCCGCCGGCATACAGGCTTTCGATCCCAACGGCGAGAAAGGTCGTCCCGTTGTTGTCCAGCGTCACCACATCGGTGTTGGCACCGCCGATGAGGGTTTCGACGGACGATACGGACACCGTTGATCCGGCATCCCCCAGCGTGATCGCATCGGTGTTGAGGCTGCCTACCAGCGTTTCCACGCTGACGATCAACATGGTGTTGCCGCGGTTGCCCAGCAGCACGATATCCTGGCCGGAGCCGCCATACAGGCTTTCCACCGACCGGACCAGGATGCTGTTCCCGCCACTGCCCAAGGTGATGATGTCGGTGCCATCGCCCCCCAACAGGGTTTCGATGCCTGATGCCAGCATGGTGCTGCCGGCATTGCTGATGGTCACCAGTTCCCGCCCGGTGCCATACAGACTGTCCAGCCCGCTGACCGTCACCGTCGAACCGGCGCCGTTCAGGGTGATGACATCGGTGTTGCTTCCCCCCGTCAGGGTTTCGATGGCCGAAGCGGCGATGGTGCTACCGCCGTTGCCCAGAATGATGACGTCGGTGTTCAGGCTTCCGACCAGGCTTTCGATGGAGGTCATCACCGTGGTGCTGCCCAGATTGCCCAGCAGGATCACATCGGTGTTGGTTCCCCCCGTCAGGGTTTCCAGCAGCCGCACCAGCATGGTGTTGCCGGTGCCTCCCAGCGTCACGACATCGGTGTTGCTGCTGCCCAGCAGCGTCTCGACCCGGGACACCATCATGGTGTTGCCCCGATTGCCCAGATTGAGCCAATCGTTGCCGGCCCCGCCGTAGACGGTCTCCAGTGACCGTACGGTCGCTGTGGTCCCGCTGTCGGACAGGGTAATGACGTCCGTGTTCGACCCTCCGAGCAGGGTTTCCACACGGCTGATGACGATGGACGTGCCGGCGTTGCTGAGGTTGATCCAGTCGTTGCCGTCACCACCGGTCAGGCTTTCGATCCCGACGATGAACACCGTGCTACCGGCATTCCCCAAGGTGATGAGGTCGGTGTTGAGGCCGCCGTACAGGCTTTCCACCCACTCGACCGTGGCGGTGATACCGGCATTTCCCAAAGTGATGATGTCGGTATTGAGGCCGCCGTACAGGCTTTCCACACCTGTGATCACGCTGGTGTTGCCGCGGTTGCCCAGCAGAATCACATCGGTGTTGGTGCTTCCGTACAGGGTTTCGATCGACCGGATCAGCATGGTGCTGCCGGCGTTGTCCAACGTCACGACATCGGTGTTCAGCCCGCCCAGCAGGGTGTCCAGACCGGCGGCGACCAGCGTGGTCCCGGCATTGCCCAGCGTGATGTATTCCGCCCCGGAATCGCCGTACAGGGATTCGATCGCCACCAGGGTCAGCGTGCTGCCGACCCCCGTCAGGGTGACCACATCGGTGTTGGAACTGCCGTACAGGCTTTCCACCCCCGATACCGTGACGGAGGAACCCGTGTTGCCAAGGGTGATCAGGTCCGTGTTCAGGCTGCCGGTGATGGTCTCCACGCTGATGAAGACCGAGGTATTGCCCAGATTGCCCAACACCATCACATCCGTGTTCAGGCCACCGGTCAGGGTCTCCATCCAGCGGACGATCATCGTGTTGCCGGTGTTCCCCAGCGTCACGATATCGGTGTTGCCACCGCCCAGCAGGGTTTCGACATTGGCGATGTAGGAGGTGTTCCCCCGGTTGCCCAAGGTAATGAAATCGCTGTTGATTCCCCCGTACACAGTTTCAATGCTGCGGATCAGCATGGTGGATCCCATACCACCCAACGTGACGACATCGGTGTTGGAACTGCCCAGCAGCGTATCAATACCAGCCACCACCAGGGAGTTGGGGGCGTCGTCCAGCGTGATGTATTCCGCCCCGGAATCGCCGTACAGGGATTCGATCGACACCAGGGTCAGCGTGCTTCCGACGCCGGTCAAGGTAATGATGTCGGTATTGACGCTGCCGTACAGGCTTTCCACCGCCGATACCGACATGGTGTTCCCGGTATTGGACAGGGTAATGAGATCGGTGTTCAGGCTTCCCGTAATGGATTCGATGCCAAAGACGACGGTGCTGCTGCCCAAATTCCCCAGCAGCAGATAATCGGCGTTCGACCCGCCGTAAATGGTTTCCATCCAGCGGACAATCATGGTGTTGCCGCCGTTGCCAAGCGTGATGATGTCGGTGTTCTCGCCGCCCAGCAGGATTTCCAGGTTCGACACCGCGGTGGTGTTGCCGCGGGCACCGAAGGTGATGAAATCGGTGCCGGTGCCACCGGTCAGCGTTTCCACCGACCGTGTGAGCATGGTCGAGCCGGCGTTCCGCAGGGTCACAACATCGGTGTTCCCCCCCCCCAGCAATGTCTCTACCGCCACCACGCTCAAGGTGATGCCGTTGTCCTGCAGCGTCAGGACATCGGTGTTAAGGCTGCCGGTGATGGACTCAATGTTGAAAACGGCGGTGGTGTTTCCCCGGTTGCCCAGCAGGATGATGTCGGTCCCGATACCGCCGGTCAGGGTTTCCAGCCAGCGGACGATCATAGTGTTCACGCCGTCACCCAGCGTCACCACGTCCGCACCTTCACCCCCCAACAGGATCTCGACCCCGGTCACGGTCATCGTGTTGCCGAGGTTTCCCAGTTCGACGAAATCGACTCCCGTTCCACCGGTCAGCGTGTCGAGCCAGCGGGCCAGGAGCGTGTTGCCGCCGGTCCCCAGGGTGATGACGTCGGTTCCAGCCCCCCCCAGCAGGGTTTCCAGCCTGAACACCGTCATGGTGTTGCCCAGGCTCCCCAACTGCACGAAATCACGCCCGGTTCCACCGGTCAGCGTGTCGAGC encodes the following:
- a CDS encoding calcium-binding protein produces the protein MADTLLGSVVGNVVTLSESGQTAVISGISSVYGSALPDYIEISGASSLFVTAVETLLGSAEADIVTLGNNGNTMLARWLDTLTGGTGRDFVQLGSLGNTMTVFRLETLLGGAGTDVITLGTGGNTLLARWLDTLTGGTGVDFVELGNLGNTMTVTGVEILLGGEGADVVTLGDGVNTMIVRWLETLTGGIGTDIILLGNRGNTTAVFNIESITGSLNTDVLTLQDNGITLSVVAVETLLGGGNTDVVTLRNAGSTMLTRSVETLTGGTGTDFITFGARGNTTAVSNLEILLGGENTDIITLGNGGNTMIVRWMETIYGGSNADYLLLGNLGSSTVVFGIESITGSLNTDLITLSNTGNTMSVSAVESLYGSVNTDIITLTGVGSTLTLVSIESLYGDSGAEYITLDDAPNSLVVAGIDTLLGSSNTDVVTLGGMGSTMLIRSIETVYGGINSDFITLGNRGNTSYIANVETLLGGGNTDIVTLGNTGNTMIVRWMETLTGGLNTDVMVLGNLGNTSVFISVETITGSLNTDLITLGNTGSSVTVSGVESLYGSSNTDVVTLTGVGSTLTLVAIESLYGDSGAEYITLGNAGTTLVAAGLDTLLGGLNTDVVTLDNAGSTMLIRSIETLYGSTNTDVILLGNRGNTSVITGVESLYGGLNTDIITLGNAGITATVEWVESLYGGLNTDLITLGNAGSTVFIVGIESLTGGDGNDWINLSNAGTSIVISRVETLLGGSNTDVITLSDSGTTATVRSLETVYGGAGNDWLNLGNRGNTMMVSRVETLLGSSNTDVVTLGGTGNTMLVRLLETLTGGTNTDVILLGNLGSTTVMTSIESLVGSLNTDVIILGNGGSTIAASAIETLTGGSNTDVITLNGAGSTVTVSGLDSLYGTGRELVTISNAGSTMLASGIETLLGGDGTDIITLGSGGNSILVRSVESLYGGSGQDIVLLGNRGNTMLIVSVETLVGSLNTDAITLGDAGSTVSVSSVETLIGGANTDVVTLDNNGTTFLAVGIESLYAGGGYDIITLGAAGTTILIQDAEVILGGANTDVVTLGASGTATVRGLESLYGSSGQDYILLGNQGNTTMVQKVETLLGGDNTDIVTLGSGGNNVLIRSVESLYGGANNDTVLLGNRGNTMVLTGIETLVGSLNTDVITLLNSGNTINVTALETLSGGANTDVVTLSGTGSTMFAEGLESLYGTGQEFITLGDAGSTMLASTIETLLGGDGTDVITLGNAGGNILVRSLESLYGGSGNDAVTLGGRGNTTLVQGVETLTGSLNTDIITLGPAGATLTLSRIDSLYGSANTDVLTLASTGNTLFVQGVEGLYATTNTDVVTLGNVGNTVTVSGLESLTGGVNTDIITLGPAGSTTQVEGVEALYGGSGSDFVTLTGQGSTMTVGQVDTLLGGQNTEVVTLADAGNTMLVRALETVYGGLNTDVLTLGGQGNTTVLQSVEAVYGGINTDIITLTSTGSTLTASGLDSLYGGANTDVVTLSGTGSTLFTQGLESLYGTGQEFVTLGNAGSTMLASTIETLLGGDGTDVITLGNAGGNILVRSLESLYGGSGNDAVTLGGRGNTTLVQGVETLTGSLNTDIITLGPAGATLTLSRIDSLYGSANTDVLTLASTGNTLFVQGVEGLYATTNTDVVTLGNVGNTVTVSGLESLTGGVNTDIITLGPAGSTTQVEGVEALYGGSGSDFVTLTGQGSTMTVGQVDTLLGGQNTEVVTLADAGNTMLVRALETVYGGLNTDVLTLGGQGNTTVLQSVEAVYGGINTDVVTLTGIGSTMLVSGIETLTGSANTDVITLGAVGMTMLVAGIETLTSSSANDVITLANVGSTITISGLRTLYGGVNTDIVTLAASGNLTMERVDVLYGSGGNDVVTLGNGGSTALVQAVESIYGGLNTDIVTLAATGSTILVSRLESLYGGANTDVVTLASTGNSMQITGIETLAGGTGTDIITLSAAGNTLVISGVETLLGGLNTDILTLASASNLTAEGLDTLYGSSGGDMVTLGNRGSTVVVTGVESLYGGDNTDIVTLAAAGSTMSVMKLESVYGGANTDMITVTQGAAAFLGGAGADQITFASGATGNTVLFSSDTDGAAAGTTTGYDRISNFHQSGDVIRLSGALRTALDGNSNGTIAVTSSAQSAVNLSTSEAVLLTTAVGSGNLVNTSFTGLITAMGNLTATGGTALVVANDGTNSAVYVVSDGDTSGTVSASEITLLGLFSNVILTSGNIS